A stretch of DNA from Ciona intestinalis chromosome 8, KH, whole genome shotgun sequence:
TTTATCTAACTTCTAAAGTCTgttaaaattcatacaaatgTATACACATTTATCCAGCATATTgatgttaatttaattttactcaATTCTCGTAACTGAAATTTTTACCCACAACCATACTGAAACAAGACAgtattttaatcaattacattcattcattcatacattcaatGTAGTATATATGTGTACAGCATGATATGCAAAAGAATGCAACTCCTAACATTTAAGCATTTCTGCTTGAGGTTAAGAGGTGCCATTCTTATTCTAGttctaaatttatatttttctaaatttcccCTTTATACTTTTGTAAGGTAGATGATTTTGTGTCCGGTCTGATTGTAGCCCAGCTCTTATTTCTGCAATCTGAGAGCCCACAGAAGCCAATCAATATGTACATTAATACACCAGGTGCAtttgaaacatttatattgaaatgaagctatgaatgtaacttatctatcAATGCTATGTGGGGCAAAGAATAATTATTATAACGCATGTGACCTGTTGCACACAACACTAAATGAACCACTGAAGTATGGTATAGTTCTGATTGTTTTATCAATCGGAAAGTGACCAGTTGACTGACtataataccctttttgcatggtcacttttatgcacgcaagtactcgcatatttactcgcaaaaacaaagttaacacgcataaagtcataagcgtgtcataTGCAtgctgtagaaggttggttgttactcacATTATGCGAGTAATGAAAAGTATGGTGGAAGGACAGTTTCATGCGGATcgctattcgcattaactttttaccatgcaaaaagggtattagaAACGTTTGTTGTACAAACTAAACATGCACCACTTCCACTGTGCACTACCCACTGCAAACATTTCAATACATATATACTCTACACTTCAGGTGGTACTGTCACTTCAGGCCTTGCAATATATGACACAATGCAGTTGATTAAATGTCCTGTTTCAACATGGGTTGTAGGACAAGCCAGCAGCATGGGCTCACTGCTGCTTGCAGCTGGTGAACCTGGCATGCGAAATGCACTGCCTAACTCCCGTATAATGGTCCATCAACCTTTAGGTGGTGCTAGTGTAAGTATCTTGATGCATTTAGGTTTTatctagttttttttaatatgaatgaCAGCAATCATTGAAACTTTTGATATACTCTTCATGTGTTAAAAAGTTGAATAagaataaagaagaaaaaaatataaaattatgatTTGCGCAAAGCTTTTTTAGCATTTGCGCAAAGTTGTAACTTGCATTCattcgttttatttatttattttttgtattcatTTGTtcattgcattcattcatttagttAGCACCTTTCGTAGATCCACACAACAATCTCTTGATTTACATTAGaacaatgtaaattaaatcTCATTTACATAGGGACAAGCTTCTGATATTGTTATTCAAGCGAATGAAATTAAGAAGGTCAAGGAAAAATTGAATAAGTTGTATGTACAACATACTGGCCAGGAATATGAAGTtataggtgattgttttattttaaagatctgatggtttttgtttaatttggggtgttttatttgtgtttttgcaAAACATGTATTTTCTATGTCAATtggcttttttttaaatatttctgtgATTTAATTATGTAAATTCACGGAACAATAATATCTCttcaatgtaaaatataaaaaaaatcaggaAAATGTTCggaatttaaataactttttgctCTTGAGAGACACTTAACTTACCTTATGCATTtctaaaactattaaatatcCTTATTCACAGAAAAAGCCCTAGATAGAGACAACTTTATGGACCCGTATGAAGCTAAATTATTTGGACTTATTGATAATGTTCTTGAGCCTACAAGCGAGAACGCTACTTCCTCTTGATAGCAAAACATGACTTTTGTTGCGGAAATTCTTCCGCCATAGTGAAACTTTtcagcgtttttttttctttcttcgtTTCGTGAAACATTTTAGTCTGCCGTTTGCTGAGTTTCGCCAAACTTTGTTTGCATTTTAGTCATTCCACTTGTTCATTATAAACAGGGTTAGTAAATGGATTACACAGAAAATGTTctacaaatgttaaaactatgGTAAGATCAAGGCAGTGTTATTGTGCCTATGCTTTGTTACATTCTGCAAGGGTTAAATGTCAGGATTCAAGAGTAGTGCGTTGATTAGGTCAGTAAAAATGTCTTACTTTTTCTGTCACAATACAACTCTTACTGTAACATGGTACTAAAATAAGTTAGCCTATAACTGGTGTTAGGTGTTATAGAAATGTGGTGTTCATTTTCTCCAATTCAAAATGACTTCCATTCTATGtccaattgataaatattatactgtaagcgttaaaataagttataccTGATTTTAGGTAAAGTAGAGGTACTGTGTTAAATTTATGCCTTTgttaagttaatattattattttaccagTCCGCTAGAAAAAGTTTCGCATAGCCTACAAGATACATAGGATGATTTTACACTAGAGGTGAGTGATATAATGTTTTGCTTGTAACTACtaataacaaaaactttgttggtaTACAACTAGGCCAATAGTTAAGTCCTTAAGCATCAAACGTGGTGATTTAAATTGTGAATATATTTGCAGTGAAATCACACAAATACGTCATAGATCTGGcaagaagaataaaaaaagaacGAAAAGGAACAGGAGCTCAACATACAGTACATCTTATACAACGTGAGTAGCTTTGTCCTAGCACTGCTAAAGACTTAGGATAAATTATCTGTAAAAAGATATTCgtataaaaaaacgtaataGGGTAATTTCGGATAACGACATATTGCTGTAGTGGTCCGCAGCATAGGACAAGCCCGGTTAGTTAAATcgcaatttacaaaaattacacAAAGCATATATTCATTGCAAACTTACAAAATGTACAGGTACAAATTAGTTTACGCGTCTTCTTCGTTTGTATTGTCGAAAAACAGTCATTTTGGGAAGCGCATTGTCCCGCTTTTTTCGATTGAGCGTTTTCGCATTACTTGCATTCGGCTCCAGCGGTCGCCATGAAATTTCAACCCTGTGTAAACTTTTAAGGCCTGTAAATGCCGAGCGGAACACGGTCTCTGGCAGTAGTAAGTTGTCTTGTAGAAAGATACCTATAATGTGTTTACACACTATGTTAAAATTCTCGGCATATGCTATACATGACTGAAGTAAATTCCACACGCAACAGATTTCGCATCTTTTGGAAGAAAATTTTATTGctaatttatttagtttgaATGCTAGTGTATAACATTGCCTTGTGTTTAGTGCCCATAGGTGGGCAAAAGTATTAATCGTTACCGTGTGCGGCACGCGTTAGATGTGCCTAGGGCAGGAAAGTGCGGGTTTCAATTTGTGCTTTTCTCTTGAAACtgacaacttttttttaaataagtgaCGTTTTGTGTAAATTTCAGTCAGTTGTGCTTTTAGATGAAAAGTCGcaacaacataatatttaagtgTAACACAAActgtaaaatatgtaaaatgtcTACCTTTTAATTTTGGAGCGGAGAAAAACGCCATCTTTCGAATTTCGGTAATCTTGTTGTTTTGGAGGTAAAGATATTCAACATTAGGTGGAAAAAACCGTGGTAACCTCACAAGTTCGTTGCTGCTTAAATCTAAAACCTGTAAATATCTAAGTTACATAAGTGTATCATATTCGGTAAATCAATTTGATAgaactaaaaaattaacagtgtAGTATTCCCTAGGGATGCAGATTACaaaatttcgaatccatgagattcgaatccttttttttttacgggattcggtattctgtttaatgaccatcacacgtcatcttttaaactatattaacaatttttgaaacttaataatttaaaagaaaaatatttttgtgtttgtgggactttcgagagtataCGTTACGCAACGttttttcatagcctgctatacgtttcatgacgcaaaaattacccaatagtacaatttttgatcattttacagctcatgatccaacaaggctgctataaaagagtctataaactgacttatgtgggtaaaattatttttcctataaatataaaaagattcgaaattctagattcggaattctagattcgaattaaagtattctaggatatcctagaatacctaattattctgtaatgtgcatccctagtatTCCCTCGGCGGCTTGTATTTTGAATGGAGTAGACCTCCCGTTGCATATACACATGTGAGCTTGCACTTGCGTTTGTTGTATTGTATACTGAACTGTCCATATTGATCGTGTGTTCTATACGCATAGGACCAACACGCTCAAGTTTGGGGACTATATTAGCCTTACCTGTATATTTGTGTTCACTTTGAAAGCGTTCAATGGAATTCCTTCACTTCGAATACGATTGTCGGCCATTCCTAATTGTTTCAGATATGGCATTCTTGAAAATGATCGTAGTGGTATCTTTTTTATGTGGTTTCGATTAAGTAGCAGAGTCGTCACGTTTCTGTAGGGCACAAAATAGTTATATGTTGTGTTAAGGCGCATGGCGATATTGTTGTGAGCCTTTTACGTCGCGGAATCTATTTGCTGGCCTGGCTAAATGACGCCTATCGGTTTATCCGCCACCTGATACTAATCTGCGTGTACACAGTTACGGTTACGTCAGACATTATTTTAAGACGCGAAGCTGATGACAGTTAACGAAGAATTTGTCGTGTTAAAGCGCAAATAATTATAGGTCGGGAAATTGAGAAATGTGCACGAAAACTAAACAAACGACAAGatcaaaatgaatgaaataatttCCTGGATAAAAAGGTGCATAAAATCTTCTCATTTTTGATCGTGCTCATCTTAATGCATTGAAGCTtatgtcaatatttttttcgtataatgcatttaaaattgCTCGGAACATTGCACCTGTCGTATGTGCTGATGAGTGAATCATTTATCAAAACACGGAGCGTGGAAAGGGTGTatagtttaataaatcttAAGAATCACTTTACAAACACCGCCTGTCAATCATCTTACCTCGGTAGACCTGGCACTGCACGCAGCTGATTCCCGGACAAGTCAATTCGGTTCGCCGATTTCAGTTTTCTGAATGTTCCCCTTGCAATTCGCTTGTTGGTCAGTTTATTATACCGCAAGTCCAACTCTTGAAGGGTCCTCGTGTGTTGGAAAACTTTGTTGCTGATCGATCGGATCTTGTTGTTTAGTAGAATAAGACAATGTATCCTGTATAAGAAATTGCATGAAATACTATTACAGTACGTTGGGGTAAAaaggaacacctttttattctagtttctcgtcccatttggtagtaatgaaagaacactcaaagaattataaaaccgtatcctcgtgTCTCCAATAGAccagtgttaattgtttaaaaaaaacattaaaacactGTCGCCATTTTCGCCTATGCTGAAACTTGTAGATTATATCGGTGTAAAGGTGACATGCTTCGTAAAAGGTTACACCAACACACCTGTGTACTTTTGAACTGTATATACCCCCTTTGTTGAGCAACACGCATTATATACCCTACCTGCGCGTTGTGCATATATGCCAGCCAATACAAATTCAGTTTTAGACATAATTAGACAACAGTAAATAATCAATATATTCGGTTCTTTAGAACAAAgacaaaatgtttatttctgCCTGTACGTTGTTATACCAGTACTATAAAGTAGTGTGTTTTTCCATctcaatatatttgttataattcCATAAAATATTCTTCCTGGTATATAGCAATAAAACattgggtaatgggtcaactatggtctaaatcccagggcCCAGGGCGTGTCACGCTGCTGGGCCTCACCCGTTTGGAATAGAATGTGGCAGTAAAACCTTATACCTTTTTGGTAGTGGTTCTGGTATTTCTGTAAGATGGTTTCCGAACATCCGTAGAGTGTGTAGGTTGTGTAGGTTACGCAACGCTCCGCTTTCAATTCCACCCGACCGAATATTGTTTTGATGCAGCAGCAAATACTTCAGTTTCTAAGtcatataaaataagtttaaaaggTATCTAAATTTGTCTGCGAAAAAACTCTGATTAAATCTCCATTGTGTACGGAGAAATAAGCATCTAAAGTTTGCCAGTCCTTTGAGATAGGTAATTCTAATCTGCCTTTAATATCGGGACTAGTAATGCGTCATAGTTTGGACGATCATTATCAAGATATTGGTTTGTGACTTATGTATAAGGTAGTACAATACCGAGCATTGTTTAAAGGGTAAATTATATGGATTAAGTTTGTTATTGCCCAGTGGTTACGCGTATCAGAAATTTAAACGCTAGCCAAAAACTTTGCCAATATTTTCGGAGAAAATTCGTAGATCAGTCGCCAATAAAAGGCTGTTTACTTTTCTTGACAAGCAATATGCATAACATGTTCTTAACGCCTCATAGTATAAAGCCCTTGTTATAGCTGGCATTATATCAAAGGGAGGTATACGCTGAGTGATAAGaaagtatattttttcttctgtAATCGACCATCAATCTACAGAGACTAGAGATTTCTTTTGAACATAACAGACTGCCCAATTTAGCAGGAACTCTAATGCGATTATAATGCGCTTGCCGACAAGCGCTGTATCATCGGACAAAACTATTGAAGTGAACATTACGAACGTCAGTCAATTCCACTGCTTGCATAAATTGCATTCTTCATTATCGTGCCTGAAAGTTGTGATATACTACTGACGCAccgttttgcttttgttttgtcATGGTACGTGGTATTCGAGATTGCAAGGATAAGGCTTATAGTAATTTAAAGACGAGCTTGGACAATAACTCCTACTTTTAATTGTAAACCATCGGTGCtgctatgtttaaaattttatcaaaaaacgCTAAAAGTGAGGCACACGTTATGCTTAGCTTTTGTGTGAAgtggtatttttttgcattttaaaatcgaCTTTTAATTACTCTGATAGCAtcagtgtgtgtgtgtattaCAAATTTAAGAATAGAAATCAATTTTGAGTTTATTTATCCATGCACAATACCAGGGTCAAAAATCGATTAAAGCCTAGCGAGTAAAAACTACCACTGCCACCTGAGACCTTGAAAACTACTATAACTCGGTTGTAAAGTCTGGCATGTTGTACTTTAAAACATTTCGAAGACATAAATTCCGGATCGATTGGTTTAAAAGAAGCGTTTATCGTAATATTAGTCATTAATGTGTCCGCCACCCAAACTTACAGGGTGATTAAGTTACAAAAAGTACAAACGCAGCCTTGATAATGCTTTACCGAACCTATAAGTGACTTGATTAAGTGACCGTCTTATCTCGTAGACACACGCCACTTACGCCCttcagaataaaaacaatatagatcttttcgtttttttgtaaataaccATGAATTGTCAGGTTTGATTTTGGTTAAGGtggtaaatgaaaaaatgatgGTGTATGAACCTTAAATTTGTTTAGATTTAACTcgtaaatcattaaaaaacgttgaatattgatatttttccaaaaaaatgaacGCTTCGCGTTTAAGTTATAAAACGGCACGATTTCTGTATGTTATGCAAAACACACTAATAACCAGCAAGCACTTATAGATTCATTCGCCATACAGCCCCAAATATAACAACCTAGCTTCACTTACTTTGAGTCTGCTCGTTGCGTTTCGTGAAACTCTGGTTATTTCGTTCCCTTCGAGGTGAAGTCGGTTCAAACTGCGGGGAAGATGATGCGGTATTTCCCGCAGACTGTTCCTTGATAGGTCGAGGTACTCGACCCTGTAATGATGTATGAAGAACTAAGTTGTTTAATGCATCATTCAACGAGTTGTCGGTAAACCGCTCAAGATAACGCGAAACAGCTATATATGTGCTCGCTGGTGTGTATATAACTCGTGAGTGATATCGACATGGAAAATCTGTATAGTACTTTATTCTGAAATTTGCCGGTTTAACTAGAAATCGGAAGATCGTTGAAATAGTTTTCGGTTTGGCAGTGTATACTTTGCGGCTACTTTAATGCTACGTGGTGTTGCTAAATCGCACTATCCGttaccataaaaaaaagtatttgttATAGCAAAATGTGTCGCTGCTAGACAAAAACGTATTGTGGGCAACTATAAGCACTTGGTACGACGAAATGTGCCCTTGTACAAAAATGCATCACGaaggaaaataaacaaattataacagCATTTACTGTTCctagttgttttattcttacCCACGAAGTCCAGCAAACGATTTTCGTTTTATTCCATCGCTTGAAATGTTGTTTCGCTGCAGGAAAAGGACACGAACATTTCGTTTATGCCGAAAGGTTCCCGGTGGTAACTCTTgtagactgttgttttgtagaTAAACCTGATAAGATTTATTTGTATGTTTCCTGTGGTATTTATTGtcgattgtgttttaaacaataaacaatggtctatgggaatcgccaggatacgattttaaaattatttgaatcttttttgtttaaagggcctaaacacaccccacgtcacttttattttttatggtaaattcataaagcgaccgttttattgattccaaaaatactttgcttattaaaattggtccagtataggcggagatattcgtcctcaaacagtgatctctagcgctatcttttttttactacgagctccgtgattgtgacgtaggaacgtactagtcacgtgactgattcattcgtaaaagcgaaacctgcgtttttttgtgcttttttgcttttttttattctcttgtttttcgctgaaaacactgcctctcgcctttctgaatgagagcggccacgcttcaacaattttgttacgtgtttgtcacgtgggtagtacacttctcaatttttttcgccacgcaactttcaaatcagttttttgaatttcacggtgtttgagctggaatatctttggttatacagaaccgattaaaacaagtaaggtgtcgttggaattagaaaaacacactctatcgattaaagcgaagtacatttggggtgtgtttaggccctttaataCTAAATGGAAGGAGAAactagaacgaaaaggtgtcccatctccccccaccctgctatatatttattatctatgttatatagtaggccCGAAAAaaatgggacagctttagcacatataacattcaaatatcctgatgggttttaaacaattaacaacggtctgctATGCTCGAAGTAGtaagaatacgattttatgaatcttttgtttactaccaaatggaacgagaaaatagaatgaaacggtcttctatctttctccaccctactatattatttatagcCCGTACTGTGGCGGGTAAGAAGATTTAAAATCCGCAACTATAGCTTTGGTTAGTTTCTGTagttaagaaaatattttgttagacCTTTGGCGAAATTTTAGCGATGGTTGAGTCTTTCAAAGCAGCTTATACCTTTGTATATTGATATAGTTCTGACAAAGGTTGAAAGGTTATGTAATTTTACCTCGTTTTCAAAGGGAACACCTAACAACTTTCTCTCTTATTTAATAccatcaaaataaaaaagaagataACGTTTTTCGTGACAAAACCATTATTTACTAACGGTTATAATTACTTTAAACGAATCCGGGCACCAAGATATCCGGTTTATGaaaaacataatgtatttGCCGGATAGCAAAATTCCGACACGCCATTAGACAAAGTTAAGTCGAGATTCGGGGTGCGATATATCTAATTTCTTTACCATTTCCGCGGAATCCGGAATCAAAGGCATTCGGGTGATTTGGTTGCTTGATAAAGTCATTTCCACCAGTTTTCGAAGACTGCGGAAAATTCCGCGCCGTATTCCGTCATCTGCAAGACGGTTGTTGTGAAGATAAAGATTCCGTAGTTGGGACTTCAAGGCCAGAGCTGCCGGGTCTATTCGCTTTATTTCGTTTCCTGTAAGTGCAAAAATATCACAAAGTTGAATGATATTCGGTGCATGTTTTTTTACGCGGtagaataaaacatagtagcgaatttttggtaaatatctgttttgaacatttttggTGATTTTTGAACGTATTTCATGATTATTATTACTCAAACTTAcccaaaatgtaaatatggACAAGCCGTAACGATTTAAAACATGTACAAACCGTAACCTTGCGatttgtgtatatttataaaatcagAAGGGTTCACTTCAAAATAATACCATGTGTTATGATAGGCGTACAAAATGTCAAAAGTGTTTAACCTGCTGACCAGTATCTACGTTTTACAACTTCATTAAAGATGTTTTCATGCGTAAATCAACGACGCAAGCCTCAaactttaagttttatttagaaTCTAAATGACGTGGTAGCTTATGGTGTACACAAAGCCGATTGCTTTTAGCCAGTTAAGATTGGCATATTTTACCGCATTTTCAACATACTTTCATCCCAGTACACCTGATCGTATTTCGCCAGAATTTCGTTTAAATGTATGGCGCATCAAGTTGATAGCCCGACAAGCATATTTCAGCAACTTGCAGGGAGATCCGCTTTTACGATAAAGTGGAAACGTAGGTTGTTGGTTCGAATAATAATCGCGGTCGTGTGGAATGTCAAAACTGACTGGCAGCTTAAATTGCCTGTGCAATTCACCGAGAGAAATATAAGTTTggtatttaaagaaaaaatatcctgatttttCTCTGCGGGTTTAGTATTCCTGTTATTTATGCCGACGCAACAAGAGACGTGTCGCTACTATACCTGTATGTGGCAGTTTGCGTTTACTATGGAACGAACGTGAACTAAAGATTTGGCAAGCGCGGATTGGTAATTTGGTTAGCATACCCCAAATCCAGCAACCGTACTTTAGCTTACATATGGCCgtctttataaaaacatggatAACACGCTGTAAACGCTGCAAAGACGGGAGTGCACGGGTATAAATGGCCTGCGCGACTGCTTAATTGCAAGGCTAGACGGCAGCCAagaagtttaatataaatatgatgtATAGTATTACCGCACGGTCTGTAGCGCTAGACTATTGTTGATGCCAAAAGTCAAACGCTTTGACCTGTGTTACTATCAGATCGCTGTTATAAACACATACACACAGTTAAAATGCCGATCTTAATGCACACGTAAAACAACACCGATACGACATCCAAGGGTACTTGGTTACGTCACCGACTTGTTCCTTACTTCTCTGGCCAGAAAAGCAATTTTTCTGACGCGCCGCAAACGTAAACGTCACGCTATGGGTTGGCTATGTAGAAACAAACCTGCTAAATGGAGCGTTAAAAGAGAATCCGGCAAACCGGCCGGCACTTTGCGAAGCCTATTGTTTGATAGGATCAGGTGGTACAAGTTGCTTAGCGGGGCAAACGTGCTCGGGGGGAGTCCCTCTTCCGATATCATGTTCCACTGTAAATCCAATGTTTGAACGAGCGGGCATTCAGTGAAACACTCGGAGGATAAAGCTTCCAATCTAAAACCGCAAATTGCTTTCTGAAATTAAACTATTGGAAAGTACGCTCTAGGTAAATACACGGAAAGCCTTTGATCAAAATGAACACGAGATGGTTTGCGGTTTGATAACTCAATTACATTCAACTAATTTCGATACATGGGTCTTAATAGAAAAGCAgtgcatttttaaaagttcattAAGTTTGTCAAACGCAttcgtatttttaaactgcGGCAGCTATCAGAATAAGGCG
This window harbors:
- the LOC100177058 gene encoding ATP-dependent Clp protease proteolytic subunit 1, mitochondrial-like, encoding MFSVYRANGLSKAFKPVFSEICSRCFHISKNNLQPLGVPFVIEQTGRGERTYDIYSRLLKERIVCLMAPVDDFVSGLIVAQLLFLQSESPQKPINMYINTPGGTVTSGLAIYDTMQLIKCPVSTWVVGQASSMGSLLLAAGEPGMRNALPNSRIMVHQPLGGASGQASDIVIQANEIKKVKEKLNKLYVQHTGQEYEVIEKALDRDNFMDPYEAKLFGLIDNVLEPTSENATSS
- the LOC100185698 gene encoding podocan-like — encoded protein: MEKYCYVTMCAFLWATALASYKVGSQTEYQRLVFKGDGLACPDSCHCSSPERVDCSEADLQFVPSNISGSTVYLILTNNKLEALSSECFTECPLVQTLDLQWNMISEEGLPPSTFAPLSNLYHLILSNNRLRKVPAGLPDSLLTLHLAGNEIKRIDPAALALKSQLRNLYLHNNRLADDGIRRGIFRSLRKLVEMTLSSNQITRMPLIPDSAEMVYLQNNSLQELPPGTFRHKRNVRVLFLQRNNISSDGIKRKSFAGLRGVEYLDLSRNSLREIPHHLPRSLNRLHLEGNEITRVSRNATSRLKKLKYLLLHQNNIRSGGIESGALRNLHNLHTLRMFGNHLTEIPEPLPKRIHCLILLNNKIRSISNKVFQHTRTLQELDLRYNKLTNKRIARGTFRKLKSANRIDLSGNQLRAVPGLPRNVTTLLLNRNHIKKIPLRSFSRMPYLKQLGMADNRIRSEGIPLNAFKVNTNIQVLDLSSNELVRLPRFFPPNVEYLYLQNNKITEIRKMAFFSAPKLKGIFLQDNLLLPETVFRSAFTGLKSLHRVEISWRPLEPNASNAKTLNRKKRDNALPKMTVFRQYKRRRRVN